In Balaenoptera acutorostrata chromosome 3, mBalAcu1.1, whole genome shotgun sequence, the genomic stretch ctttgtgaGAACTTAGGggctgagagaaaggaaaagatggggcgtgtggcatgcaggatcttagttccccgaccaaggaccAAACccgttccccctgcagtggaagtgcagagtcttaattgctggaccaccagggaagtccacaaatgTCTATCTTGGGCTGAATGATTTACCTGCAATATCTAATTGAATGCTTAGTTTAAAACTCACACCAATTAAAAGATGAGATATCTGTGACTCAGAAAAGCTAAGTAACTTGCTCGAGTTTATCCAGTTTGGAAGTGACTAAGTAGCTATTTGGCCAGGAAAAAAAGTCAGTAAAGACAATAGAACATCATCTGAGCTTTTGAAATTGTTGTTACAGTATCATTCAAATAATTAGTCAATCAAAAAAAGTTTGTTTAAGTCAAGGAGTCAGCCTTTACAAAGAAGAGATTGTAAAGAATGGGGAGGATTTCCCCAAGAAGTGAAGGTCTTCAAGTTAGTCAAGGGAAGAATTTCATTATGAAGAATATAAATGTCAGTTTGtaataataaactataatattCACAAACATGGAAATATGAATGAAGCATCTGAACAAAGGCATGACTAAATATTGCCAGGGGTCCAATTATGCAACAAGCCAACCCTCCTTgcttctttttagtctctatgaCACCATCAATTCTTTCTGTGGCAGGTAGATGCAGAAGCACCTGCAGACCAGAGAGTGCCCCCTATAAAGAGGGGTGAGCATGGGATTGTACTCAGGTTGGCACTACATAAAGTACCCTCAGTTTTCTAAAGATATGTGGTGATGAACTGAGAAGATCATTCCATTATTTTCCTTCCCCAAACCTTTCTTAAAGCTTCTTTCACATCCTTGTTTCTCAAAGAGTAGATAAGGGGGTTCAGCACTGGGATCACCACTGTGTAGATCACAGCAACCTTGAGGTCTTGGGTCAGGGAGTGGCTGGACCTGGGGCGCAGGTACATGAAAAGTGTTGTGCCATAGAAGAGCACACAGCAGTGAAGTGGGAAGCACAGTGGAAAAGGCCTTGAACCTGCCCTGGGCTGAGTTCCTTCTCAGGGTGGTGACGAGAATGAAGAGGTAGGAGACCAAGATGGTGAGGGCACAGCTCAAAAGGTTGAAACCAGCAAAAATGAAGAGCAGGATTTCACACAGCAAAGTGTCCACGCGTGACGGAGACAGGATGGGCGCTCCATCACAGAAGAAGTGAGTGACCACGTGAGCACCACAGAATTTCAGACTGAGGAATCCTGCACGGTAGGAGCCCACAATCAGAGAGGCACAGACCTCAGGAGGTGTGGCAGTTGGGTAGAGCAGGGGGTTACAAATAGCCGCACAGCGGTTGTAGGCCATGGCAGCAACGAGATAGCACTCACTGGTGGCAAAACCCGCATAGAAAAACATCTGAGCCATGCAGCCGGGAgaagagatcaccttcctcttgGCTAAGAAGTTCACCAGGGTCTGGGGGACAACTGTGAAGGAGTAGCAGAAATCCGAGAAGGAGAGGCTCTTCAGAAGGGAGTACACGGGTGTGTGCAAGGTGGCACTCAGCGTGGATCATAATGGGCATGATCAGATTCCCCAGCAGCGTGATAGTGTACATGCCCAGGAACACCATGAAGAGCAGTGTCTGGAGCCAGGGGTCACTGGTGAGGCCCAAGAGCTCAAACTCAATCCCTCGGCTCAGGTTTGCCCCTTCCATATTTCTCCAGTGCTCTGCGGTGTGGAAAGAGAGGACCACCAGAAATGAGGTGAAACACACAGGGGCTCTCACTGGTTTCGTTCTGCCCTACGGACAGCCTTCTGAAGATTGTTGATAGAACTTTGTCATAGAGAAGTTCTCCACTACTTGGCTGGTTGGTTAGTTAGGAAGCATGACTTGAGCagcaatggaaaatataaaagaaatatacacaGTTTGCTCTCTTAGGGAtcttaaaaaattctaaataatgaaACAGTTACTTACCAAGTATTTATTGACCGTCTGCCATATGCTTAGCTCCATGTTCTTCCTGTCAGGAATTCAAGAGTGTCTGACATCAGGAAGTTTATATTCTAGAGACAGTATATTTTGTGTTTAGGCACACAGGCTCTGGCGTCAGACTGCCAAGGGTTCCAAGCCAGGACCTCACTACTAACTAGCTGTGTAAACTTGGGaatgtttcttaacctctctgattttcagttttcggtaaaatagggataataacacTAATCTCAAAAGCTTGTTGTAAAAATTCAATGACTTAATTCATGTAAAGCACTTGAACAAAGCCTGGCGCATTGAGAAAGAATGTTAGCTTTGATTATTCTTGTTGGAGAGATAGATCTAACACAAAactaaacaacaataaaataaataagtgaaacaaTGACAAGATTTGGCAAGCAACCTACCACCAAACAAAATAGACAGAGACACGTGTACTAAGCAAGAGTGACTAAACAGGCCTTCAGAGGATCCTGAGTGTTCTAGAGGAGTTGAAGGTGGTTCATTGGCTCAGCTATAAAATTGCCTCTCAGAACTTGGCCCAAGCCAGGCGCTGCTATGGGCTCTAAAGGTGATGGGGGTCAGGATGTGGAGAGATGGGGATGGTGTAGGGCTGTAGAGAGCAGGCTGAGACCTTGCACTCAGGAGCATCAACCAAAGGGAAAATGCCACCCATCGTTCACAAAGTCACCATCGTTTCCAGTGAGTAGAATCACCTTGTTCTCAAGGGCTGTTGGGCCAGCAGGGAAGGAACAGCCCCTCCCTAGGATTAGGGCTTTGTAAAAATGCCTTTTCTATTCAGAGAATGAATAAAGCCATGATGCATCACCTAAGCACCACACTCTCTTCTGCTGCATTGGCTGCTCTGTTCCTGAATTACctctgggctctggagtcagttAAGTACCCTGTGCTCTTCGGTGAGAATCTTCAGTTGTGAAGATTTTGAAACCAGCAGACGTGATTGGGGTAGGATAGAAAGGGACAAAATTGAGCCCCCTCCTTCTGCCTTGAGGAGAGTAAATGAATAATACAGCTGTGAAAGATGTTGGGAGGATTCCAGAG encodes the following:
- the LOC114237725 gene encoding LOW QUALITY PROTEIN: olfactory receptor 5AU1 (The sequence of the model RefSeq protein was modified relative to this genomic sequence to represent the inferred CDS: inserted 2 bases in 2 codons; deleted 1 base in 1 codon); this encodes MEGANLSRGIEFELLGLTSDPWLQTLLFMVFLGMYTITLLGNLIMPIMIHLSATLHTPVYSLLKSLSFSDFCYSFTVVPQTLVNFLAKRKVISSPGCMAQMFFYAGFATSECYLVAAMAYNRCAAICNPLLYPTATPPEVCASLIVGSYRAGFLSLKFCGAHVVTHFFCDGAPILSPSRVDTLLCEILLFIFAGFNLLSCALTILVSYLFILVTTLRRNSAQGRFKAFSXCASHFTAVCXFYGTTLFMYLRPRSSHSLTQDLKVAVIYTVVIPVLNPLIYSLRNKDVKEALRKVWGRKIME